One Loxodonta africana isolate mLoxAfr1 chromosome 8, mLoxAfr1.hap2, whole genome shotgun sequence DNA window includes the following coding sequences:
- the SMKR1 gene encoding small lysine-rich protein 1 — MAKPGKGKKGKGLGKPGGKKQKKPEVDILSPAAMLNLYYIAHNVADCLQMRGFRWPGAPKTKKGKNKT; from the exons ATGGCAAAG CCAGgtaaagggaagaaaggaaaaggtctgGGCAAGCCCGGCGGGAAGAAGCAAAAGAAGCCGGAGGTGGACATCCTCAGCCCGGCTGCGATGCTGAACCTCTACTACATCGCACACAACGTCGCCGACTGCCTGCAGATGCGGGGCTTCCGCTGGCCAGGGGCTCCCAAGACGAAGAAGGGGAAAAATAAGACTTAA